The genomic region TTTTGCATGAATTGTAAAGCTCTGCTATCACTTTtaaaaaagataataataataagattCTGTCCTTGAACTTGACGTGTAACAGCTGGAATACCATACAGTGGAAGCATATGAAAAAGAAAAGCTACTTAGATTTTGGGTAAGTCatagcacccccccccccccccccccccctataAGGTACTTAGGTTTCAGGGTTTACTCCTGCTATCTTTTTCTTTGCTGTTATTTTACATAATTTGAAGCATTTTCATAACTGCTCATGCATTTTATTATTCTATTCTCTTTCGCAGTGTGAAATTTTGCTGAGTGATAACTTAGCAATTTTGTCACAAAGTCTGCCCAATATGTTGTTTCAGCAACTTAGGATTTTTTTCCCCAGATTTCAGAAGGAACAACTTATTATCTTGATAAAATATTGATTTCCTTTACTTATCTAAATATTGTAGATTCAATCGTTTCTTGCCGGTGTTCCTTATGTTGTTGTGGGATTCAGGTATTATTCACCTTTTATCATGTTCACTAAATTATCATGGGTACTAAACTTTGGTACTTGCTATTTTTCAAACTCATCTGACTGCTAAATTTAAATCATGTTCATATGATTATATATGCAAAATCTTTTGATAATTGTAGTATTGGGCCTTGATACCTCTCCGTTTATGTTATAGATACGTTATTAATGTGACATATCATGCTTATCTGTGTGGTGGTCTTATACAAGTAATTGCTACGGAGTACTATCATTTTTTTATTGCTGTTGCTATCAATTCAACCTTTTTTTGTTGTATATTTAATACATTTTTTTTGCTATAAGACCGTAAGGCAATTGGTTCTGGTGTTCCGTACCAGTTTAAACTATTCCAAATTTTGCTCTGCACTTCTTTTGGTCTGTAGGAATGATGCTGGCATACTTGTACGGACGGAAAGACTAAGAACCAAAGATATTACACAAAAGGTGAAGGCAAAGAACTACTGGCAGGTACTTCAAACAGTTTTCCTACTATTTATCAGCAGTGCAATAATCTAGCAATGCTGATCTAAGCATCTCATGTATAAAAGGGAAATCAATGTACACAACTTTCTGGTACACTACCTATTTTAAACACTTTAAAAATGAGGTGACATTTTTTTGTGGAAAGTTGAGAATCCGAAGAATTTCCTGCAACCTAGATTCGTTTTATTAAATAGAAAACTGCAGTTACTTTCATGCATCTAAATCAATACATGACTTTGAATACCTGTAATGATTTCTCTGTACTTTAGGGTGGCGTTTGCCTTGCCTTTGCCGATGAAGTCTTATGTTGGTTGTATGGGACTGTCAAAGAGAGTAAGGATTCATTCTCCTGCAAGTAGTTGCATTTTAGCTCAGCAAATTTTGGATTTTTGTTCGTGTGTTCACAATGTTGACCTCTCAATCATAATCATTTTCACACATGTTTTTGTTTAATTGTATTGCAGATGAAGACTATGTTCTTCAATTTGTACATCCATTTAACCGCCTCGAACTTCTGCGTGCCCAGTCCCCCTGTCCGGAAGCCATAACGTTGCATGTGCAGCAGCTCTCAGGTGCAGCGGACTAGATTCTAGCAGTGACCTCGGCGGGGACTACTTGccttggagaaaaacccaattcTAGCAGCAGCACTGAACAATGGTTGATCTGGCAACTTACTCAACCCCAATTACCAAGCAGATGTGCTAATGCATCAAAGAACTGATGAGATCGATCACTGGTCTAGCTACATCCATGGTTTACACTCTTGAATGGCCAaagagattttgaatccatcaaaCATGTATTTCCATTGTAACATTATTACATAATAAACAATACAGACAGAGCTACTAGTGCTGTGCTACTGTAACATTATTGCATCAAATCCTGTAAACTTCAGCAAGGGATGGATGTTCTTAAACATCCGAATTGTCAGCCTTTATAAGTCATAATATGTAAGCAGAACTTTTTCGTACTCTAGcgttttgaaataataaatttcaTTAATGACGATTAGAATGGTGAGTGGCTGTCGCCTATGGCTGCAGATGGTTTTATGCTCACAAGGCATCGTGGATTGCAATGTGAACCTGCTGTAATACGAGCTTTAAAGGTCACCTTTTGTCATTGTTTGTGTAGGCGCTGTGGAATTGTTCATGATGAGGTGCGACAGTATGCCATAAGATCCATGTGCGTTGAGCATTCGCGAGACAATAGGTGTGTGTCTGGTTGACTTACAAGGAGACATAGAAGGGGACAATCATATTTTCTACAGTGTTTAGACGATCTAGAGGATGGTGTCGTTTCCGTCTTATCCTACTTCTATCTGAGATCTAACATCGGAGACAATGCAGGCTGCATGCGGGTGCGTGGATTACCACCAGCTCGGCATTGATCAGGACGATCCGACGGTATAGAAGAGGTGTAGTATATGTGGTGATGTACATCACGCACGTATGGAAATTTTTTCCATCAACCAAAAGGTGTATGATACGAGGCTGGTGaccactaaactttagtctctacatgtttggttctagggactaAACAGATTCTAAAGTCATTAAATATATTGTCCAAAGACTCAAATGTCCTTAGAATATACTCATAATATTAGTTATCTATAAAAAAGGTAAGGGCAACATGATAATTATGggcttttagtctcttttagcacctatgtgaaggactaaagactaaatcattttagtccatattttagtcctagtgtttggcaaaaaagagACTAAATGGGACTAAAAATTAGAGACTAATACTAACCAAACAGCCCGAAGACTACCCTCTCCATTCGTTCAAACACGCCGCCCGCAGTCCCGGTCCCGCTGCCTGTCCCAAGAACATCTCGCTTCTCGCACGGGCACAGCAGGTCAACGCTCTACACGCCTCGACGCCTTGTCCGGCCTGCAAAGCTGCAGCCCCGCTGCCCAGCCGCCTGCCTCAACCCTCTCCCTCTATCTTCGTGAGCCAGCGGGGAAGGAAGGAAGCAACACCCAGGGTAGGATGGGGGTAGGCGAGTGCAAGAGCAACGACTACGGCGCCGCCGCATACTGGGACGCCCGCTACTCCTCCGGCTCGCCAGCTTCCGCCGCCGCCGGCTGTGGGTTCTTCGACTGGTACCAGACGTACCCGGCGCTGCGGCCGCTCCTCCGCGCCCGCGTCCCGACCTCCTCCCGCGTCCTGATGCTCGGCTGCGGCAACTCCCGTACGTCTCCCTTCAGTACTCACGAGCTGCTGTTATTTGCATACTGTAAGCCTGTAGCTACTACGTTCGCCATGCTTCATGGCGGAGCTAGAGTCTGCAGCTTGGTGTTGCAGATTTGCGGTTCCCCACACGGGTCCCGAAATATCCGGCTGCTATTGCGTTTCAAAGTGGCAATCGTAGTCGTAGACATGCGCACCTTTTAGATCCGCCAATTAATTTGAAAGCTTATTGGCGAGCAGCTCAGAGAGTCTGTTAGCACCGAGCCTACATACATAACTATACCCTTCATCCGTTATGGTATACCAATGTAAGCCTATGCTCAGTGCTCCCTTGACACCCCTTCTTCCATGAATTTTATTTATCGATTCTTGTTGGTTGGCTATGGACTGTGGTAAGCAATGTGTGCTTAAAATTGACACTGAAGTTATTCTGTAATTTGGCTGCTGAAGATTATTATTTTTGCTATTTCGTGCACTGACAATCAACTCCATGGTGCTACCTGATATTGTTCTTATCTTGATTTGGTCAGTTTTGTCGGAGGATATGGTGAAGGATGGTTACGAGGACATTGTAAACATAGACATTTCATCTGTGGTCATCGAGCAAATGAGAGAGAAACACAAGGAGATTACACAGCTAACATGTAGTGTTTTCTGATAGTTTCATCTTCATAACTTAAGGCCTTTATATTGGACTATTGACTTGGTTTTCTTATGCCTTAAGATATGCAGATGGATATTAGAGACATGGGATTTTTCGGTGATGAGTCATTTGATTGTGTCCTTGATAAAGGTAAATTATTAGCATCACGTTTTATAACTCTAAAACAATATTAGCATCACCTTTACTCAAAAGCCATTAAACTAAAATTGTTTCATTACTTCAGTGCCCAATTGATTTTTTTATGAATGTCATACAAATTGATCCATTATGCTACTTCATTTATGGGTTAGTTTGTTGTACCTTTCTCTTTAGGGACCCTGGATGCTATGATGGTAAGCACTATCTACCAGTTGAACTACATAGCAGCCTTCTGATTAGGCATGTGTTGAGATCGGTATTGCTATAATTTTCCAGTGTGCTGATGATGCTCCTCATGGTGCTTTCAAAATGCTAGCAGAAGTGGCAAGGTTTAAGACAGTTTTTCCTCACTCTTTACCTATCAATCAATCCAGATTGATGTATCAATTTTCCTGAATTTATGTATGCTGTATATTCGTGCAGGCTTTTGATGCCTCATGGGATCTACTTATTGGTACATCCTCTGAGTTCAAAAAATATTCTGTTCCTGAATCCTAACGAGATCATTATATGAAGAGAGATTGTCTTCTGGCAGATAACATATGGTGCTCCAAAGGAACGTGTCCCACTTCTGGACCAGTCCGGATGCAGCTGGAGTATTGCACTCTACATCATGCGTAAGTTTGAATCACTCCCGCCAGCCAGAGCACTCTGCCTTAATATTTCTTACTATCTCTCCTCTGTTATGGCTAGTAACATGGGATCCTTATTTCTGAGGATTCTGTTCACTAAATGGAAATTTTTAAGTGGATATTCTTTTCTTTCGCTTTTATTCGTATCTGCAAAGCTCAAAGAGTCTAATTGGTTCTCGCATTAGATACCTAATATTCATGAACGGGGCCATTATAGAGCACACCCTTAACCTGCATAAAGGCTATACAATTAGTTGTTGTTTGTTCGTCTAGATAGGAGGTTGTACATTGTTATGCGTGTGATAGGTTGCCTGCGGAGCTTTGGATACGCAGAGCTGGTGCGGGAGGGAGGGTGCATAGATGCAGATTGGGCTTAGTTTGAGGACAGTGATAGCCTGCATATGGATTTATGCATGTAACCAAATGTGTGAATTGCACTAGGGGGACTAGATAATCGGTTATGCAAGCAACAATTAGAAAAAAAAATACAATTAAAATTTTCAAAAGATTCTATGAATAATGAAAAAACCTATTGCAACAGGTAACGTTGAATGGAAAAATTACGGCGAAAGAAAACACATTATGCATACCTCAATTTTGTAATTGTACATACTTGACATCAGATTTATTCCTTTTGTTGACAGCCACAGCTGGATACCAACTGAGAATGAGTAAAGGTGCTCAACATCTTATAATGGAGGAGGTTACACTCACAGAGGGTGGCCAACTGCCACCTGACTATGTTCTCAAAGATCCAGATTCACATTTCATTTATGTTTGTGAGAAGTTGGAAGAGAAAGGGACTAATTGCAGAGATACTGATCCAAAGGAATCAACAAATGCAAATTAACTCACTACCAACTTCAGATTTCATTTTGATTATTGCTGGGGAAGTTTGTTGTTGCAAAGGCATAGTCGGAGCTCGTCTTTTGAATCATGTGTTACCCTTCGTATGAAAAACCTGGCTGGCTTCGCCCCGACTGGGTGTTTGGTTTAAAGAACGTGTTAGTATCTTTTCACTTctcatttttttgtttggtttcacTTCTCACTTTTTAGTGCAGAGataacacaaaattaggaaaatgagGCTCTATTTGGAACGCccatttttttctcgaacacgtggGGGTGGGAGAACcacgtatcattatattaagaagtcaGAAAAAGGCCTAGAAAAGACCAAATACAAGGTGCCTAGAAAGCACctaagaaaaggaaaaaagaaagaaaaaaaagagaataTACACTCAAATATAATGAAAAATAAACTAAAAAGCCAAACTACTGCCAAACACTTCTAAGAGGAGCAGCCCTAGCAAGGCCCCATAATAAGGCCTCTTCATGGATGGACATCAAGATTGCGTGGATGTTTGGGAAAGCATTATCAAACACACAAACATTTCTATgcttccaaattttccatgctaCTAAACTCACAATAGAGTTAaaacctttttttttcttttgtttagTCACGTTTCTTTCTGCCTCTCCCCAGCAATCCTGGAACATTGTTGCATTAGATGTGGGAGTAAGATGTTGCAGTCCCAACCTGCTTAGAGTTCTAAACCATACATCCCTCGTAAAGGCACAAGCCACCACAATGTGTTGCACTGTCTCATCTTGCTGGTCACACTGGGGACATCTATCCGGACGATCCATTCCACACCGAGCCAACCGATCAGCCGTCCAACATCGGTTGAGAGATGCCAGACAAATGAAATACTTGCATCGCGGAGGAGCCCAAGTCTTCCAAATTCTTTTGGCCGGCTCAAAGGTTGTTGCACCACCATGGAAGAGCTTGTAAGCAGAACTGGCTGAATACAGCCCCGAGGAAGAAGGCAGCCACCGATGCTGGTCCTCAACTTTTGGTTGCAATTGCACCTCTTGGACTAAATCCCAGACCAACAGAAACTCAAACAGCACCTACGTCGGAAGGCTCCCAGAGAGATCATGCACCCATCCATTTGTTGTTAAGGCTCTTTGGACTGATATGCTCTTCCTAGTTCTCTTGGAAACACGATTTGTTAGAGCGGGAGCAATCTGTAACAAAGACTGGCCATGCATCCATTTATCTGTCCAGAAGAGAGTATTTGCCCCATTTCCAACAATAGAACAAACAGAGGCTGCAAAGAGGGTTGTAGAAAATCTGTGCAcctttatttcaaaatcaacccaaggtctATCTGGTTCAGTTTTCTGGAGCCAAAGCCATCTCAAATTTAAAGACCATCCCATCACTTCCAAATTAAAAATTCCCAACCCATAAAGGGAGATGGGTCGACAGACCTTGGACCAACCAACAACACAATGACCTCCTCTTATATCAGTTCTTCCTTTCCAAAGAAAACCCCTTCGAATCTTATCTATTGCATTGATCACCCATCTTGGACATTGCAATGCTGTGAGGTGATAAATGGGGATAGCAGTGAGAACATCTTTAACCAAAGCTGCCCTCCTGGCTGGGTTAAGACTAGTAGCCTTCCAGCGAGGAAGTTTTGCAGCAACCTTATCAATAAGCTCTAGGAAGGAACTTCTAGGGAGCTTTTTTTATTGAGAGAGGAAGACCTAAGTATTTACATGGGAAAGGAACAACATTGCAGGGTAACACCTGCTGAGCAGCATCAATGACATGATCCTCACACTGAATATGTGTCATATTGCATTTACTTATATTTGTGATCAACCCCGATGCCTTACCAAACACCCTTAGCAGCTCCTTGACCACACCAAGCTCATTCCTATTAGGTTGAACGAATAACACAACATCATCCACATAAAGAGAGACACGTTGTCCCTTACCCCTTCTTATCAAAGGTTCCATAAACCCCAATTCATTTGCTTTCTGAAATAGAGAGTTCAACACATCCATTGCTAGGATAAAAAGCATTGGGGAGAGAAGATCCCTCTGCCGCATGCCTCACTAGTGACAAATGAGGTCTCCAGGTCCCCCATTTACTAACACCCGAGTAGAGGAGGAACTCAACAGTTTAGCAACTAGATTATGACATAGCACACCAAACCCCAAATGTCCGAGAACTTCAAGGAGGAATCGCCAAGAAACTGAGTCAAAGGCCTCGCCAATGTCCAACTTAAGCAAGATTCTAGGAGTTTTCTCCCTGTGAATAGCTTCGTAGTTTCtcgaaacacccatttttgtgGCTTGCAATGAGACTGAGTTGATTCCTATGAAATTCCTACAAAATCAATGAAATTCTGCATTCCAAAAGGGCTCCAATAAGGTGAAAATCATTAGCTGTAGCGAAAACTATCCCTATCTCATGTTATTAGGctttgtttgggtactctagtattgaaagggaaataggcttacacctttttctaaattgattttggtggttgaattgcccaacacaaataattggactaactagtttgctctagactataatttttacaagtgccaaaggttcacaataaaccaataaaaagaccaagaaagggttcaaacaaagagagcaaaatacaaccgaagtgtgccctggtctggcgcaccggactgtccggtgtgccaccggacagtgttctgtgcaccagggaactcaactccgaactgctcaccttctagaattctgggagccgctccgctataattcaccggactgtccggtgtagcaccggactgtccggtgtgccagcggagtaacgactactacaacaccaacggtcgtctgcaacaacagttaatgcgctacagtgcgcgcagaagtcagagcagagccagaaggcgtaccggacagtctacaggacctgtccggtgcaccaccggactgtccggtgacccagatgtcagaagctccaacggtcagaatccaacggccgggtgacgtggctggcgcaccggacagtgtccggtacgccatgcgacagaagccctcaccaacggttcttttggtggttggggctataaataccccccaaccaccacacttcaatgcatccaagttttcagccttcaaacaccttacaagagctataacattcaatacaaagacacaaccaaagagatcaaatcctctcccaagtccaaagatcattccaatcaaatagtgactcgtgagagagagagacttgtgttcatttgagctcttgcgcttggattgcttttcttcttcattctttcttgtgttcaactcaattgtaaccaagacaagagacaccaattgtgtggtgatccttatggggacttagtgtcccgtttgattgaggagaaaagctcactcggtctaagtgaccgtttgagagagggaaagggttgaaagagacccggtctttgtgaccacctcaacagagagtaggtttgcaagaaccgaacctcggtaaaacaaatcaccatgtcatccaccttatttgcttgtgatttgttttcaccatctattttggactcgtttattattctaatgctaaccccggcttgtagttgtgcttaaagtttgtaaatttcagatttgcccgattcaccccctctaggcgactttcaattggtatcagagcccggtacttcattagagcctaactgctcgaagtgatgtcgggagcatccgccaagagggagatcgggaccggcgacaagtccgcaagctcggggagaacacactcaagggagtccgcccacaagcacaaggaggaatcctcttcctccatcaagtcccaacggaagggtgacaagaagaagaaaatgaagaaggtggtctacacgagaccgactcttcgtcaccctccacctccggctcggaatcggcatccgtcacgtctaagcgccatgagcgcaaaaagtatagtaagatgccccttcgctatcctcgtatttcaaaacgcactccattactttctgtcccattaggcaaaccacctatgcttgaaggtgaagattattctatgtgaagtgataaaatgaggcatcacctaacctcactccacaaaagcatatgggatattgttgagtatggagcgcaggtaccaaagaagggagacaaggattacgactcggaggaggtcgaacaaatccaacacttcaactcccaagccactactatactcctcgcctctctaagtcgagaggagtataataaggtgcaagggttgaagagcgcaaaggaaatttgggacgtgctcaagaccgcgcacgaaggagacgaggtgaccaagatcaccaagcgggagacgatcgagggggagctcggtcgcttcatgcttcatcaaggggaggagccacaagcgatgtacaaccagctcaagaccttggtgaaccaagtgcgcaacctcgggagcaccaaatgggatgaccatgaaatggtcaaggttattcttagatcactcgttttccttaaccctacgcaagttcaattaattcgtggtgatcctagatacacactaatgtctcccgaggaagtaataggaaaatttgtgagctttgagttgatgatcaaaggctccaagaaaatcatcgagcaaggcgcctcctccacacccgatgtgcaacccatggcattcaaggcaacagaggaaaagaaagaaaactctacaccgagtagagtccccatcaacgcctccaagctcgacaatgaggagatggcactcatcatcaagagcttccgccaaatcctcaagcaaaggagggggaaggactacaagccccgctccaagaaagtttgctacaagtgtggtaagcccggtcattttattgcaaaatgtccattatcaagtgatagtgacaggggcgacgacaagaagggaaagagaagagaaaagaagaggtactacaagaagaagagtggcgatgcccatgtttgccgagaatgggactccgacgagagctccatggactcctcctccgacgaggacgccgcaaacatcaccgttaccaagggccttctcttccccaacgtcggccacaagtgtctcatggcaaaggacggcaaaagcaagaaggtaaaatcaaaatcctccactaagtatgcaacttctagtgatgaggataattctagtgatgatgaggataatttgctcaccCTATTTGCCAACCTAaatatgcaacaaaaggagaaattaaatgaattaattagtgttattcatgataaggatgaactcttagatagtcaagaggacttcctaattaaataaaacaaaaaacatgttaaggttaaaaatgtttatgctctagaggtagaaaaaatgtgaaaaattaactagagagctaagcacttgccatgatgttatttccaaccttagaaatgagaatgctaaattaattgctaaggttgagaatttaaatatttgtgatgattctcttgttagtcttaggaatgataatgctagtttgattacaaagattgacaagttaaatgcatcacttgctagccttagaaatgagaacggaaaattaattgctaaggctaagaaattagatgtttgcaatatttctatttcaaaTCTTAAAGATGAGAATAacattttgcatgctaagattgttgaactaaattcttgcaaaccctctacatctagcgttgagcatgtcactatttgcactagatgtagagatattaacattgatgctattcatgatcacattactatgattaaacaacaaaatgatcatatagcaaaattagatgctaaaattgccgagcatgaactagaaaatgagaaatttaaatttgctcatagcatgctttatagtgggagacgccctggcattaaggatgacattggttttcaatagggaggcaatgtcaaactcaatgcccctcctaaaagattatctaactttgttaagggcaaggctcccatgcctgaggataacgagggttacattttgtaccctgtcggttatcccgagcacaaaattaggagaattcattctacgaagcctcactctggctctaatcatgcttttatgtataagagtgagacatctagttctagacaatcaacccatgctaaattgcctaagaagaaaactcctattgcattaaatgaacctaacatttcatttaagacttttgatgcatcttatgttttaactaacaaatctggcaaaatagttgccaaatatgttgggggcaaacacaaggggtcaaaggcctgtgtttgggtacccaaggttcttgtttctaatgtcaaaggacccaagaccgtttgggtacctaagaacaaggcctaaaattgttttgtaggtttatgcatccgggggctcaagttggatcatcgatagcgggtgcacaaaccacatgacaggggagaagaagatgttctcctcctatgagaaaaaccaagatccccaacgagctatcacattcggggatggaaatcaatgtttggtcaaaggattgggtaaaattgctatatcacctgaccattctttttccaatgtttttcttgtagattctttagactataatttgctttccatttctcaattatgtaaaatgggctacaactgtctttttacagatataggtgttactgtctttagaaggaatgatgattcagtagcatttaagggagtgttagagggtcagctatacttagtagattttgatagagctgaactagacacttgcttaattgctaagactaacatgggttggctctggcaccgccgactagcccatgttgggatgaagaatcttcataaacttctaaagggagagcacattttgggactaacctatgttcattttgagaaagacagggtttgtagcgcatgtcaagcagggaagcaagttggtgttcatcatccacacaagaacatcatgacgaccgacaggcctcttgagctactccacatggatctattcggcccgatagcttacataagcatcgacgggagtaagtattgtcttgtaattgtggatgattattctcgcttcacttgggtgttctttttgcaggataaatcacaaacccaagagacattaaagggattcttgagacgggctcaaaatgagttcgccttaaggatcaagaagataagaagcgacaacgggacggggttcaagaactcacaaatcgaaagctttcttgaggaggagggcatcaagcatgagttctcttctccctacacaccacaacaaaatggtgtagtggagaggaagaatagaactctattggatatggcaaggaccatgcttggtgagtacaagacttcagatcggttttgggccgaggcggttaacaccgcttgctacgccatcaaccggttatatctacaccgaatcctcaagaagacatcatatgaactcctaaccggtaaaaagcccaatgtttcatattttagagtttttggtagcaaatgttttattcttgttaaaagaggtataaaatctaaatttgcttctaaggctgtagaaggctttttacttggttatgattcgaacacaagggcatatagagtctttaacaagtcctctggactagttgaagtttcttgtgacattgtgtttgatgagactaacagctctcaagtagagcaagttgatcttgatgaactagatgacgaAGAGGCTCcgcgcgtcgcgctaaggaacatgtccattgggattgtgtgtcctaaggaatctgaagagcttccacaagcacaagatcaaccatcttcctcaatgcaagcatctccaccaactc from Zea mays cultivar B73 chromosome 6, Zm-B73-REFERENCE-NAM-5.0, whole genome shotgun sequence harbors:
- the LOC100285195 gene encoding uncharacterized LOC100285195, whose translation is MGVGECKSNDYGAAAYWDARYSSGSPASAAAGCGFFDWYQTYPALRPLLRARVPTSSRVLMLGCGNSLLSEDMVKDGYEDIVNIDISSVVIEQMREKHKEITQLTYMQMDIRDMGFFGDESFDCVLDKGTLDAMMCADDAPHGAFKMLAEVARLLMPHGIYLLITYGAPKERVPLLDQSGCSWSIALYIMPTAGYQLRMSKGAQHLIMEEVTLTEGGQLPPDYVLKDPDSHFIYVCEKLEEKGTNCRDTDPKESTNAN